From the Synechococcus sp. Nb3U1 genome, the window CATCAATATCGAGGATCTCGCCAGTAGTGGCATCAATTTTGACCTCAATATCGTTGGTAAATTCCACTTCCCAAACCAAGCGTCCCCCTTCGCGGTCTAACTCCACTTCTTTGATCACGGCGTTGGGGACAGCGGATCGGGCGATTTGAACAGCTTCTTCGATGCGGATAGTGGGTGCTGAAGATTGGGCCAGGGCTGGTTCTTGAGCACCTCCCACCAGCAGCATTGGGCCGCTGACCCCTACAACACCGAGCAACAACAAAGAAGCGATAGAAAGTTTCATTCTTAAGTATCCGAATAGCTAAACAATGTTCATCTTAGGATCGGGGAAAGCTTGTCACAAGGGGCGTTGCCGTCTTACTACGGGGGTCAAAGGGAACTCAATCGGTGATCAAACTCCTCATTGGATTGCTGCTAATGAGCATGGTCGGGGTGTTCCTGTTCTGGCCCCAACGAGTGATCCTGCGGTACCGTAAGCCCTGGCAAGGCCACCTAGCTTGGATCTGGCAGTGGCATCTGCTGGGGGGGCTGGTTTTGCAGGGCACTCATCGTGGCTGGCAATGGCGCTGGGGATCCCTTTGTTGGCGCGGAGGTTGGCCCAAAGCTAGGAAATGGAGTCTCGCTTGGGCAGACTTGCCCCGTTTCGGCCCCGAGCTCCTCCGCCTCGGTAGACAGCTTCACCTGCAAGCTTGGCAAGGGGGCCTAGAAATTGGCTTCGCGGATCCCGCTCTCACCGGGCCAGGGATTGGCTTGATCGCAGCATTGCCTCCCCAGTTGGCACAGCACCTTCGCCTCACCTTTACGCAGGTGGGTTGGCAGGGCCAGGGATCCCTGTTGATACAGTTCCGGGGTTGGCGGGTGCTAGGGCCGAGCCTAAGGCTAGGGTGGCAACTTTTGCAAGCCAGCCATCCGCCCAGAAAGAGACTTTAGCAATAGTTCAACATCTCAACATCAAGGCTAACCAAAATAGGTGGGTTCGTTGCCAGGCTTCCACTTGATGTTGCAGCCCAGACTGGGCTTTTGCTCGGGATCGATGGGTTTGCCCGCCAAAAGATTATCTAAGGCGGCGCGTAGGTCTTTGCCAGTCACCGGAATATCCGTCAGGCTAGGGCGGCTGTCATCCAGTTGGCCCCGGTACACCAACTTGCGATCGGAATTGAACAGGAAGAAATCTGGGGTACAGGCAGCGGTGTAAGCTTTGGCCACCTCTTGGGTTTCGTCGTAGCAAAACGGAAAGGTAAAGCCCAAAGTTTCAG encodes:
- a CDS encoding thioredoxin family protein, which gives rise to MARTPSTMLALQTQAPDFSLPDVVTGKTISLASFDDKPALLVMFICEHCPYVKHVQEELARLGKDYGNRGVGIVAISANDAEKYPDDRPENLKKMAETLGFTFPFCYDETQEVAKAYTAACTPDFFLFNSDRKLVYRGQLDDSRPSLTDIPVTGKDLRAALDNLLAGKPIDPEQKPSLGCNIKWKPGNEPTYFG
- a CDS encoding PepSY domain-containing protein → MKLSIASLLLLGVVGVSGPMLLVGGAQEPALAQSSAPTIRIEEAVQIARSAVPNAVIKEVELDREGGRLVWEVEFTNDIEVKIDATTGEILDIDD